The Mustela erminea isolate mMusErm1 chromosome 18, mMusErm1.Pri, whole genome shotgun sequence genome has a window encoding:
- the SOX9 gene encoding transcription factor SOX-9 produces the protein MNLLDPFMKMTDEQEKGLSGAPSPTMSEDSAGSPCPSGSGSDTENTRPQENTFPKGEPDLKKESEEDKFPVCIREAVSQVLKGYDWTLVPMPVRVNGSSKNKPHVKRPMNAFMVWAQAARRKLADQYPHLHNAELSKTLGKLWRLLNESEKRPFVEEAERLRVQHKKDHPDYKYQPRRRKSVKNGQAEAEEATEQTHISPNAIFKALQADSPHSSSGMSEVHSPGEHSGQSQGPPTPPTTPKTDVQPGKADLKREGRPLPEGGRQPPIDFRDVDIGELSSDVISNIETFDVNEFDQYLPPNGHPGVPATHGQVTYTGSYGISSTAATPAGAGHVWMSKQQAPPPPPPPPPQQPPQAPQAPPAPPQPAPPPPQPAPPPPQPAHTLTPLSSEPGQSQRTHIKTEQLSPSHYSEQQQHSPQQIAYSPFNLPHYSPSYPPITRSQYDYTDHQNSGSYYSHAAGQGSGLYSTFTYMNPAQRPMYTPIADTSGVPSIPQTHSPQHWEQPVYTQLTRP, from the exons ATGAATCTCCTGGACCCCTTCATGAAGATGACCGACGAGCAGGAGAAGGGCCTGTCCggcgcccccagccccaccatgTCCGAGGACTCGGCGGGCTCGCCCTGCCCTTCGGGCTCCGGCTCGGACACCGAGAACACGCGGCCCCAGGAGAACACGTTCCCTAAGGGCGAGCCGGACCTGAAGAAGGAGAGCGAGGAGGACAAGTTCCCCGTGTGCATCCGCGAGGCGGTCAGCCAGGTGCTCAAGGGCTACGACTGGACGCTGGTGCCCATGCCGGTGCGCGTCAACGGCTCCAGCAAGAACAAGCCGCACGTCAAGCGGCCCATGAACGCCTTCATGGTGTGGGCGCAGGCGGCGCGCAGGAAGCTCGCCGACCAGTACCCGCACCTGCACAACGCCGAGCTCAGCAAGACGCTGGGCAAGCTCTGGAG actGCTGAACGAGAGCGAGAAGCGGCCCTTCGTGGAGGAGGCGGAGCGGCTGCGTGTGCAGCACAAGAAGGACCACCCGGATTACAAGTACCAGCCGCGGCGGAGGAAGTCGGTGAAGAACGGCCAGGCGGAGGCCGAGGAGGCCACGGAGCAGACGCACATCTCCCCCAACGCCATCTTCAAGGCGCTACAGGCGGACTCGCCCCACTCCTCCTCCGGCATGAGCGAGGTGCACTCCCCCGGGGAGCACTCCG GGCAATCCCAGGGCCCGCCGACGCCGCCCACCACCCCCAAAACCGACGTGCAGCCGGGCAAGGCTGACCTGAAGCGCGAGGGGCGCCCCCTGCCAGAGGGGGGCCGACAGCCCCCCATCGACTTCCGCGACGTGGACATCGGAGAGCTGAGCAGCGACGTCATCTCCAACATCGAGACCTTCGACGTCAACGAGTTCGACCAGTACCTGCCGCCCAATGGCCACCCGGGGGTGCCGGCCACGCACGGCCAGGTCACCTACACGGGCAGCTACGGCATCAGCAGCACGGCGGCGACCCCGGCGGGCGCGGGCCACGTGTGGATGTCCAAGCAgcaggcgccgccgccgccgccgccgcccccgccgcagCAGCCCCCGCAggccccgcaggccccgcccgcgcccccgcagccggcgcccccgcccccgcagccGGCGCCCCCGCCGCCGCAGCCGGCGCACACGCTgaccccgctgagcagcgagccggGCCAGTCGCAGCGAACGCACATCAAGACGGAGCAGCTGAGTCCCAGCCACTACAGCGAGCAGCAGCAGCACTCGCCGCAGCAGATCGCCTACAGCCCCTTCAACCTCCCGCACTACAGCCCCTCCTACCCGCCCATCACCCGCTCGCAGTACGACTACACAGACCACCAGAACTCCGGCTCCTACTACAGCCACGCGGCGGGCCAGGGCTCCGGCCTCTACTCGACCTTCACCTACATGAACCCCGCGCAGCGGCCCATGTACACCCCCATCGCCGACACCTCGGGGGTCCCCTCCATCCCGCAGACCCACAGCCCCCAGCACTGGGAACAGCCGGTCTACACACAGCTCACCAGACCTTGA